Proteins encoded within one genomic window of Deltaproteobacteria bacterium:
- a CDS encoding GNAT family N-acetyltransferase: MYDRFEPKQWTQGLPPRSDERREEWLRCVLRDGINILAIMEGQAIGHAALFEMEPRKSCEYLVFVHQDYQNRGIGIVLTQVMKELAEEMGYRQIWVTVEVINFKAIHIYEKLGFRRVGPMEIECEMVLYLKEDNEGP, translated from the coding sequence ATGTACGATCGGTTTGAGCCCAAACAGTGGACCCAGGGCCTCCCCCCTCGCTCTGATGAGAGGAGGGAAGAGTGGTTGAGGTGTGTGCTACGAGACGGGATCAACATCCTGGCTATCATGGAGGGGCAGGCCATAGGACATGCCGCCCTGTTTGAGATGGAGCCCCGCAAGAGTTGTGAATATTTGGTCTTTGTCCATCAGGACTATCAGAATCGGGGCATCGGGATAGTGCTTACCCAGGTAATGAAGGAGCTGGCCGAAGAGATGGGTTACCGCCAGATTTGGGTTACGGTGGAGGTGATAAACTTCAAGGCCATCCATATATACGAAAAGTTGGGTTTTCGTCGGGTGGGACCGATGGAGATAGAATGTGAGATGGTGCTCTACTTAAAAGAGGATAATGAGGGTCCATAG
- the lexA gene encoding transcriptional repressor LexA: METITEKQKEVYNLIVESIKRLGYPPSLREIGAAMKITPNAVRGYLDALVKKGYIERDSIARGIRVIKPLDKETSVSGNGDIVTLPIIGRIQAGLPILAIENIEGEVSLSKDLRKGLDGCFLLRVQGDSMVEDHILEGDLAIVKPQETAENGKIVVALVNDEATIKRFYREKTRIRLQPANPLYEPIYVERDFKVQGKVIGLIRI; encoded by the coding sequence ATGGAGACAATTACTGAGAAACAGAAAGAAGTCTACAATCTTATAGTAGAAAGCATTAAGAGATTGGGGTATCCTCCTTCCCTAAGAGAGATCGGGGCTGCGATGAAGATAACCCCTAATGCTGTTAGGGGGTACTTGGATGCCCTCGTAAAAAAGGGATATATTGAAAGAGATTCCATAGCTAGGGGTATCAGGGTAATAAAGCCCTTGGATAAAGAGACCTCAGTCAGCGGAAATGGAGATATAGTTACCTTACCCATTATCGGAAGAATCCAGGCAGGTCTGCCTATCTTAGCCATTGAAAACATTGAAGGGGAAGTATCCTTATCAAAAGATTTAAGGAAGGGGCTTGATGGATGCTTTCTCTTAAGGGTTCAGGGTGATAGTATGGTGGAGGATCATATCCTAGAAGGAGACCTTGCCATTGTGAAACCTCAGGAGACAGCAGAGAATGGGAAGATTGTTGTTGCCTTAGTCAATGATGAAGCTACCATAAAACGATTTTACAGAGAGAAAACCAGGATCAGGCTTCAACCTGCAAATCCTCTTTACGAGCCGATCTATGTGGAAAGAGATTTTAAGGTTCAGGGTAAAGTAATTGGTTTAATCAGGATATAA
- the bioB gene encoding biotin synthase BioB, with the protein MQEFIERCVQEAIEEEGLTPPTAQDLLGIENNFLPLLLYGACRIRGHFKGNGVKLCAIVNAKSGRCPEDCAFCAQSAHHKTQIEVYPLMDPRQILQKAQEAEHMGARRFSVVTSGKSPGGGEMGKVVQALRLMREETGLVLCASLGIITQQAAHQLKEAGLRCYHHNLETASSFFLKICTTHGYEEDLDTLRWAKEAGLEVCSGGILGLGESAEQRLDLAFTLQEIGVDSVALNFLHPIPGTPLEGTKPLPPLEILKSVALFRFILPDKDIRICGGREFGLCDLHPLVFWAGANGIMIGNYLTTRGRDHRADLRMIQDLELEVADG; encoded by the coding sequence ATGCAGGAATTCATCGAGAGATGTGTCCAGGAGGCCATAGAAGAAGAGGGGCTGACCCCCCCCACGGCCCAGGACCTCCTGGGGATAGAAAACAACTTTCTACCCCTCCTTCTTTATGGGGCCTGCCGCATCCGGGGCCACTTCAAGGGAAATGGGGTGAAACTCTGCGCCATCGTCAATGCCAAGTCCGGACGCTGCCCTGAGGATTGCGCCTTCTGTGCCCAATCTGCCCACCACAAGACCCAGATCGAGGTCTATCCACTAATGGACCCTCGGCAGATCCTGCAGAAGGCCCAGGAGGCCGAGCACATGGGGGCGAGGCGTTTTTCCGTCGTCACCAGCGGCAAATCCCCTGGGGGGGGAGAGATGGGGAAGGTCGTTCAGGCCCTTCGTTTAATGAGGGAGGAGACAGGGCTTGTCCTCTGTGCCTCCTTGGGAATCATCACCCAACAAGCGGCACACCAGTTGAAGGAGGCCGGACTCAGGTGTTACCACCATAACCTGGAGACGGCCTCCTCCTTTTTCCTCAAGATCTGCACCACCCATGGATATGAGGAGGACCTAGATACATTGAGATGGGCCAAAGAGGCCGGATTGGAGGTATGCAGTGGGGGGATCTTGGGCCTGGGGGAGTCAGCAGAGCAGAGGTTGGATCTTGCCTTTACCTTACAGGAGATTGGGGTAGACTCTGTGGCCCTCAACTTCCTCCACCCTATCCCCGGGACCCCCTTGGAGGGGACCAAACCCTTGCCCCCCTTGGAGATCTTAAAATCTGTGGCCCTCTTCAGGTTTATCCTCCCCGATAAGGACATCCGGATCTGTGGGGGGAGGGAATTCGGCCTCTGTGACCTCCACCCCCTGGTCTTCTGGGCAGGGGCCAACGGGATCATGATCGGGAACTACCTAACCACCAGGGGGAGGGATCATCGAGCAGACCTACGGATGATCCAAGACTTAGAGTTGGAGGTGGCCGATGGGTAA
- a CDS encoding ATP-dependent DNA helicase has product MKRPAMKDILGRRGLLAEGLQVYEFRPQQVEMAEAIWRSLTEGGNLIVEAGPGTGKTFAYLVPALYSGQKVVVSTGTKNLQEQIFFKDIPLLKKLLPIKFEVAYMKGRENYLCWRRFKLFERQPLFKVMEEASFFGEVKKWVSRTQTGDRSELGGIPEDLSTWADICCSRDQCLGTECPDHKRCFLTRMRQEAAKAQLIVVNHHLFFADLAIRDVGAEVIPRYKRVIFDEAHQLEEVITNYFGLAVSNYRVEELARDVHRELAKGRRPAAGLQGAVDDLLEKAADLFYLFQGEERYRFQELDPMVLSLLSDIKRGLSALAEILGKRHWREEIASLIRRTQELRGDLEFILSMGDPAYVYWCENRGRGVFLRASPIDVWPELNRSLYPRVEAMVFTSATLSTQGGFNYFRERLALEETEELILPSPFDFQRQVVIYLPDGLPQPHSPTFPKAAAKEIESILEITKGRAFVLFTSYKNMREVYRILKGKLAYRLLIQGEGPKHLLLEEFKADVNSVLFATGSFWEGVDVPGEALSCVIIDKLPFDPPTEPVVQARIERIASQGGNPFYQYQVPTAIITLKQGLGRLIRSREDRGVLSILDSRLLTKGYGKVFLQSLPPAPLVQQHEEIKGVFE; this is encoded by the coding sequence TTGAAAAGGCCTGCCATGAAAGATATCTTGGGAAGGAGAGGCTTGCTGGCCGAGGGGCTGCAGGTCTACGAGTTTAGGCCTCAACAGGTAGAGATGGCCGAGGCAATCTGGAGGTCCTTGACAGAGGGGGGAAATCTGATCGTGGAGGCAGGACCGGGGACAGGGAAGACCTTCGCCTATCTGGTTCCCGCCCTTTACAGTGGCCAGAAGGTGGTGGTCTCCACTGGGACCAAGAACCTGCAGGAGCAGATCTTCTTTAAAGATATTCCCCTCCTAAAGAAGCTCCTCCCGATAAAGTTCGAGGTTGCCTATATGAAGGGGAGGGAAAACTACCTCTGCTGGCGTCGGTTCAAGCTCTTTGAGCGACAGCCCCTCTTCAAGGTCATGGAGGAGGCCTCCTTCTTCGGAGAGGTGAAGAAGTGGGTATCCCGAACCCAAACTGGTGATCGCTCCGAGTTGGGGGGGATACCGGAGGACCTCTCCACCTGGGCGGATATATGCTGTAGCCGCGATCAGTGTCTCGGGACAGAGTGCCCCGATCATAAAAGGTGTTTCCTCACACGCATGCGCCAGGAGGCGGCAAAGGCCCAGCTGATCGTAGTCAACCATCACCTCTTTTTCGCCGATCTAGCCATCAGGGATGTGGGAGCAGAGGTGATCCCAAGGTACAAGAGGGTAATCTTCGATGAGGCCCACCAGTTGGAGGAGGTGATCACCAACTATTTTGGCCTAGCCGTCAGCAACTATCGGGTGGAGGAATTGGCCCGAGACGTGCATAGAGAGTTGGCAAAAGGGAGGAGGCCTGCGGCCGGGCTGCAGGGGGCAGTGGATGACCTTCTGGAGAAGGCGGCAGACCTCTTCTATCTCTTTCAAGGGGAGGAGAGGTATCGGTTTCAGGAGCTGGACCCGATGGTCTTGAGCCTCCTTTCGGACATTAAGAGGGGCCTCAGCGCCCTGGCAGAGATCCTGGGTAAGAGACATTGGAGGGAGGAAATCGCCTCTTTGATCCGCCGCACGCAGGAGTTGAGGGGAGACCTCGAGTTCATCCTCTCCATGGGGGACCCAGCCTATGTCTATTGGTGTGAGAACAGGGGGAGGGGTGTCTTCCTCAGGGCCTCACCCATCGATGTCTGGCCGGAGTTGAACAGGAGTTTGTACCCCCGGGTTGAGGCGATGGTCTTCACTTCCGCCACCCTCTCCACCCAGGGGGGATTCAATTACTTCAGAGAGAGGCTCGCCCTAGAGGAGACCGAGGAGCTCATCCTCCCCTCCCCCTTTGACTTTCAAAGGCAGGTGGTGATCTACCTGCCCGACGGGCTTCCACAACCCCACTCCCCTACCTTTCCCAAGGCGGCCGCCAAAGAGATCGAGTCCATCTTGGAGATCACCAAGGGGAGGGCCTTCGTGCTGTTCACCAGCTACAAGAACATGCGGGAGGTCTATAGGATCCTAAAGGGGAAATTGGCCTACCGCCTCCTGATCCAGGGGGAGGGACCTAAACATCTTCTCCTGGAGGAGTTTAAGGCGGATGTGAACTCGGTCCTTTTTGCCACCGGCAGTTTTTGGGAGGGGGTGGATGTGCCGGGGGAGGCCCTCAGCTGCGTCATCATCGACAAGCTCCCTTTCGACCCTCCCACCGAACCGGTGGTCCAAGCACGGATCGAGAGGATCGCCAGCCAGGGCGGGAACCCCTTTTATCAATATCAGGTCCCTACAGCCATCATCACCCTGAAGCAGGGCCTGGGAAGACTCATCAGGAGCAGAGAGGACCGGGGGGTCCTCTCCATCCTGGACAGTCGCCTCCTGACCAAGGGGTACGGAAAGGTCTTCCTCCAGAGCCTCCCCCCTGCCCCTCTGGTCCAGCAGCACGAGGAGATCAAGGGGGTGTTTGAGTAA
- the queD gene encoding 6-carboxytetrahydropterin synthase QueD, with amino-acid sequence MYELVVRSQFSAAHNLRNYKGKCEALHGHNWQVEVFVRADSLGKGGMVLDFNILREETERILQTLDHKYLNDLPSFQKEEPSSENIARYIYEALEQSLRTYRLSPYKVTAWESEGAGASYLGGER; translated from the coding sequence ATGTATGAGTTGGTAGTCAGGTCGCAGTTTTCTGCGGCCCATAACCTGAGGAACTACAAAGGCAAATGTGAGGCCCTGCACGGCCATAACTGGCAGGTGGAGGTCTTTGTGAGAGCCGACTCTCTGGGTAAGGGGGGGATGGTCCTGGACTTCAACATCCTGAGGGAGGAGACCGAAAGGATCCTTCAGACCTTAGATCACAAATACCTCAACGACCTCCCCTCCTTCCAGAAAGAGGAGCCGTCATCGGAGAACATCGCCCGCTATATATATGAGGCCCTGGAACAAAGTTTGCGTACCTACCGCCTGAGTCCTTATAAGGTCACCGCCTGGGAGTCGGAGGGAGCAGGGGCTTCTTACTTGGGAGGGGAGAGATGA
- the bioF gene encoding 8-amino-7-oxononanoate synthase has product MGNLTFLSTALEEIKGRDLYRRLRLIHGAQSARVQIEGKEVVLISSNNYLGLAEHPALKEAAIQALEHYGCGAGASRSISGTMELHKELEERMARFKGCEAALLFSNGYMANLGLLTTLVGEEDLILSDKLNHASIVDGCRLSKAEVWVYRHRDMDHLETLLKMSSHRRRLIVIDGVFSMEGDITPLPQIRELANRYGAMVMVDDAHAMGVLGKGGRGTAEHFGLMGQVEIQMGTLGKALGGFGAYVSGSRVLIDYLINRCRTFMYTTALPPAIAAMALAALEIVEAEPQRRERLWENTHYFTNGLKEMGFDTLGSETPIVPILIGDNALTMEADRRLIERGIFAQGIRPPTVPSQSSRLRASLMATHTREDLDLALDSFQEVGKELGLI; this is encoded by the coding sequence ATGGGTAACCTGACTTTCCTCTCGACGGCACTGGAAGAGATCAAGGGTCGGGACCTGTACCGCCGGCTAAGACTCATCCATGGAGCCCAGTCGGCCAGGGTGCAAATAGAGGGGAAGGAGGTGGTGCTCATCTCTTCTAACAACTACCTGGGTCTGGCCGAACACCCCGCCTTAAAGGAGGCGGCTATCCAAGCCCTGGAGCACTATGGATGCGGCGCCGGGGCATCGAGGTCCATATCGGGTACCATGGAGCTTCACAAAGAGCTGGAGGAAAGGATGGCTCGCTTCAAGGGATGTGAGGCAGCCCTGCTGTTCAGCAACGGCTATATGGCCAATCTAGGTCTCCTCACCACATTGGTCGGCGAAGAAGATCTGATCTTGAGCGATAAGCTCAACCACGCCAGCATCGTCGATGGGTGTCGTCTCTCCAAGGCCGAGGTATGGGTATACCGCCATCGGGACATGGACCATCTGGAGACCTTGCTGAAGATGTCATCACATCGCAGAAGGCTCATCGTTATCGACGGGGTCTTCAGCATGGAGGGTGATATCACCCCCCTACCTCAGATCAGGGAATTGGCCAATCGTTATGGGGCCATGGTCATGGTGGACGATGCCCATGCCATGGGGGTCCTGGGCAAAGGGGGCCGGGGGACAGCGGAACATTTCGGTCTGATGGGTCAGGTTGAGATCCAGATGGGGACCTTGGGAAAGGCCCTGGGGGGATTCGGGGCCTATGTGTCCGGCAGCAGGGTCCTGATTGATTACCTCATCAACCGTTGCCGTACCTTTATGTACACCACGGCCCTGCCCCCAGCAATAGCGGCCATGGCCCTGGCGGCCCTGGAGATAGTAGAGGCAGAACCGCAGAGAAGGGAAAGGCTCTGGGAGAATACCCACTATTTTACGAATGGGCTAAAAGAGATGGGGTTTGACACCTTGGGGAGCGAGACCCCCATAGTACCCATCCTCATAGGGGACAACGCCCTCACCATGGAGGCAGATCGCCGGCTTATAGAGAGGGGGATATTCGCCCAGGGGATAAGGCCACCCACAGTACCGTCGCAGAGCTCCAGATTGAGGGCCTCGCTTATGGCCACCCACACCAGGGAGGACCTCGATCTTGCCTTGGACAGCTTCCAAGAGGTAGGGAAAGAACTCGGTTTGATCTAG
- a CDS encoding amidohydrolase family protein: protein MIDFHTHIFSRYARDHRDQLANEDPIFSLIYSDKKAGMIGVEELLRVMEEEKVEASVTCGFPWQRGDLCQRENDYLLECHQRYPEKIIPFVTLPKEQKAGISELQRCAAAGALGIGELAPGTYGEELWDAEAITAIFEPIKEKGLPVLIHYNEPLGHFYPGKGKVRLHQMQNLLHALQGMKVVLAHLGGGFFFYELMPEIAAICQGVYYDTAASPLIYDKRVYKIAISIIGSKRILFGSDYPLIHPRRYVREMREADLGEQELEDILGLNAKRLLGQSL, encoded by the coding sequence TTGATAGACTTTCACACCCATATCTTTTCCCGTTACGCCAGAGACCATAGGGATCAGTTGGCAAATGAAGACCCCATCTTCTCCCTCATCTACTCCGACAAGAAGGCGGGGATGATCGGCGTTGAGGAGCTCCTGCGGGTCATGGAAGAGGAGAAGGTAGAGGCATCGGTGACCTGCGGGTTCCCCTGGCAAAGGGGGGATCTCTGTCAAAGGGAAAACGACTATCTCCTGGAGTGCCACCAAAGGTATCCCGAAAAGATCATCCCTTTTGTCACCCTCCCCAAGGAGCAGAAGGCGGGGATCTCAGAGCTTCAGAGGTGCGCAGCAGCAGGGGCGCTGGGAATAGGGGAGCTTGCCCCGGGGACCTATGGCGAGGAGCTATGGGACGCAGAGGCCATTACCGCCATCTTCGAGCCCATCAAGGAAAAGGGTCTCCCTGTGCTCATCCACTATAACGAGCCCTTGGGTCACTTCTATCCTGGGAAGGGGAAGGTGAGGCTGCACCAGATGCAGAACCTGTTGCATGCCCTGCAGGGGATGAAGGTCGTCCTGGCCCATCTGGGAGGGGGGTTCTTCTTCTATGAGCTCATGCCGGAGATCGCCGCCATCTGCCAGGGGGTATATTACGACACGGCAGCCTCCCCCCTTATCTACGACAAAAGGGTCTATAAGATCGCCATCTCCATCATAGGTTCTAAAAGGATCTTGTTCGGCTCAGACTATCCCCTTATCCACCCCCGGCGGTATGTGAGGGAGATGAGGGAGGCTGACCTCGGCGAGCAGGAGCTAGAGGATATCTTGGGGCTGAACGCCAAAAGGCTCTTGGGCCAATCCCTTTGA
- the bioA gene encoding adenosylmethionine--8-amino-7-oxononanoate transaminase, with amino-acid sequence MSWHRRLEQDDKRYIWHPFTQMRDYQEMEPVIIERGEGAYLIDIYGRRYLDGVSSLWVIIHGHRREEIDQAIVEQMGKISHSTLLGLSNPPAIELAKKLVEITPQGLERVFYSDNGSTANEAALKVAFQYWQHRGYKGKTTFISFKNAYHGDTLGAVSVGGIDLFHQAYRPLLFPVFQAEAPYCYRCPQGRTWPGCGLECLRDLEDILEGHHQEVAALIIEPLVQGAAGMITHPPGFLQRVRELCTRYGVLMIADEVAVGFGRTGKMFACEHEGVKPDLMVLAKGITGGYLPLAATLTTEEIYQAFLGEYHEFKTFFHGHTYTGNPLACAAALANLEVFERDETLERLAPKIELLTWRLEEFNALPIVGEVRQRGFMVGIELVADKGTKAPFPPQEEIGIRVILEARKKGAIIRPLGDVIVIMPPLGITEGELEQLVEVIYQSIKTISEGKGR; translated from the coding sequence ATGTCCTGGCACAGGAGATTAGAGCAAGACGACAAGAGGTATATATGGCACCCATTTACCCAGATGAGGGATTATCAGGAGATGGAGCCGGTGATCATCGAACGGGGTGAAGGGGCTTATCTTATCGACATCTACGGCAGGAGATATCTGGATGGGGTCTCCTCCCTATGGGTCATCATCCATGGTCACCGCAGGGAAGAGATAGATCAAGCCATCGTCGAACAGATGGGCAAGATCTCCCACTCCACCCTCTTGGGCCTCTCCAATCCCCCGGCCATAGAGCTGGCCAAGAAGTTAGTAGAGATCACCCCTCAGGGTTTGGAGAGGGTCTTTTATTCCGACAACGGCTCCACCGCCAATGAGGCCGCTCTGAAGGTGGCCTTTCAATACTGGCAACATAGAGGCTATAAGGGTAAGACCACGTTTATTTCCTTTAAAAACGCCTACCACGGTGATACCTTGGGGGCGGTGAGCGTGGGGGGGATCGACCTCTTCCATCAGGCCTACCGCCCCTTGCTCTTTCCCGTCTTTCAGGCCGAGGCCCCTTACTGTTATCGTTGCCCTCAGGGGCGCACCTGGCCGGGGTGCGGGCTGGAGTGCCTGCGAGACCTGGAGGATATTCTAGAAGGACATCACCAGGAGGTCGCCGCCCTCATTATCGAGCCCCTGGTCCAGGGGGCAGCGGGGATGATCACCCACCCCCCTGGCTTCCTCCAAAGGGTGAGGGAGCTCTGCACCCGCTATGGGGTCTTGATGATCGCCGACGAGGTGGCTGTGGGCTTCGGCAGGACAGGAAAGATGTTCGCCTGTGAACATGAGGGGGTGAAGCCGGACCTCATGGTCCTGGCCAAGGGGATCACCGGAGGTTACCTACCTCTGGCCGCCACCCTAACCACAGAAGAGATATACCAGGCCTTTCTCGGGGAATACCACGAGTTCAAGACCTTCTTTCATGGGCACACCTATACGGGTAATCCCCTGGCCTGCGCTGCGGCCCTGGCCAACCTGGAGGTCTTCGAAAGAGATGAGACCCTGGAGAGACTTGCCCCCAAGATCGAACTTCTTACTTGGAGATTGGAGGAGTTCAATGCCCTGCCCATTGTGGGTGAGGTGAGACAGAGGGGGTTTATGGTGGGCATAGAGCTGGTGGCCGACAAGGGGACCAAGGCCCCTTTTCCCCCTCAGGAGGAAATAGGCATCAGGGTGATCTTGGAGGCGAGAAAGAAGGGTGCCATCATTCGCCCCCTGGGGGATGTGATCGTCATCATGCCTCCGCTGGGCATTACCGAAGGGGAATTGGAACAACTCGTGGAGGTGATCTATCAATCCATAAAGACGATATCAGAAGGGAAAGGACGTTGA
- a CDS encoding GTP cyclohydrolase I FolE2 → MIDVQNQQDYRHVEINKVGVKNIRYPITVLDKVKGMQHTVASVNMYVDLPHHFKGTHMSRFIEILNKYKGDIAIKNLTKILQEMKKKLKAKSAHLEVEFPYFIEKDAPVTKARGLMEYICRFCGSSNEGEGEDFYVGIDVPITTVCPCSKEISDQGAHNQRGIVTVNIRFKRFIWIEDLIQLVEDSASCDVYSILKRPDEKYVTEKAYENPMFVEDVVREVAKKLSADPNITWFSVESENFESIHNHSAYAYVEK, encoded by the coding sequence ATGATCGACGTCCAAAACCAGCAAGACTACCGCCATGTCGAGATAAACAAGGTTGGGGTGAAGAATATCCGCTATCCCATCACTGTGCTGGACAAGGTCAAAGGGATGCAACATACAGTGGCGAGCGTCAACATGTATGTGGACCTCCCTCACCATTTCAAGGGGACCCATATGAGCCGATTCATCGAGATCCTCAATAAATACAAGGGGGATATCGCCATCAAGAACTTGACCAAGATCCTCCAGGAGATGAAGAAAAAGCTGAAGGCCAAGTCCGCCCACCTGGAGGTCGAGTTCCCCTACTTCATCGAGAAAGATGCCCCGGTGACCAAGGCCAGGGGGCTCATGGAATACATCTGCCGTTTCTGCGGCAGCAGCAATGAGGGGGAGGGAGAGGATTTCTATGTGGGGATCGATGTGCCTATCACCACTGTCTGCCCCTGTTCCAAGGAGATCAGCGATCAAGGGGCCCACAATCAGAGGGGTATCGTCACTGTTAACATCCGCTTCAAAAGATTCATCTGGATAGAGGACCTCATCCAACTAGTGGAGGACTCGGCCAGCTGTGACGTATACTCCATCCTCAAGCGTCCCGACGAGAAGTACGTCACTGAAAAGGCCTATGAAAACCCCATGTTTGTGGAGGACGTAGTGAGGGAGGTTGCCAAAAAGCTCTCCGCCGACCCCAACATCACCTGGTTCTCCGTGGAGTCGGAGAACTTCGAGAGCATCCACAACCACAGCGCCTACGCCTATGTGGAGAAGTAA
- a CDS encoding divergent polysaccharide deacetylase family protein: MADKRGNRKGRTTPPKASTSRRSTVKKRSPSTRKKKKGRKIPIWLVVLLCMGAVLGITLYYLHLRPPPTPFPQRVRVVDQVLLAQFYQLEIPRNDIHKWGEARRREGKAWTLSYWEVILPQGAGPEKFTSQLVQKIKEVCPEVTLTRARAPDGAWGIELRTDGLLTHHLILRPPKLKPPKPIPLRHRIVIVVDDLGLDKKAAEEFLRLDVPLTFSILPLRSFSRRIAQRAHAQGREVILHLPMEPRGYPLKDPGEGALFVSMGEKELLRQLREDLEAIPYIRGVDNHMGSRFMEHGEKVRLVLQELKKRDLFFLDSLTTSKSKGYRIAQEMALKVGKRDLFLDNEANVKDIEAQLKRLIRIAQTHGKAIGICHPHPATITALKEVIPKLQAEGVEIVPLSQILD; encoded by the coding sequence GTGGCCGACAAAAGGGGCAACAGGAAGGGAAGAACTACTCCCCCTAAGGCAAGCACCAGTCGAAGGTCCACCGTCAAAAAGAGGTCCCCTTCTACGAGAAAAAAAAAGAAGGGCAGAAAAATCCCCATCTGGTTAGTGGTCCTTTTATGCATGGGGGCTGTTCTGGGGATCACCCTGTATTATCTGCACCTGAGACCCCCCCCCACCCCTTTCCCTCAGAGGGTGAGGGTGGTGGATCAGGTGCTGCTTGCCCAGTTTTATCAGTTGGAGATCCCCCGCAACGATATCCACAAGTGGGGGGAAGCGCGAAGGAGGGAGGGAAAGGCCTGGACCCTATCCTACTGGGAGGTAATTTTGCCCCAAGGGGCCGGGCCGGAAAAGTTCACCTCCCAGCTGGTGCAGAAGATAAAGGAGGTCTGCCCAGAGGTCACCCTAACCAGGGCGAGGGCCCCGGACGGCGCTTGGGGGATAGAGCTAAGGACCGATGGCCTCTTGACCCACCACCTGATCCTCCGTCCCCCAAAATTGAAGCCACCTAAACCTATACCTCTGCGGCACCGTATAGTCATTGTGGTGGACGATCTAGGGCTGGACAAAAAGGCCGCCGAGGAGTTTTTGCGTCTGGATGTCCCCCTGACCTTCTCCATCTTACCCTTGCGTTCCTTTTCCCGCCGCATCGCCCAAAGGGCCCATGCCCAGGGCAGGGAGGTCATCCTTCATCTGCCCATGGAGCCACGTGGATATCCTTTAAAGGACCCAGGAGAAGGGGCCCTCTTTGTCTCCATGGGCGAAAAAGAGCTCTTGCGCCAGTTGAGAGAGGATCTAGAAGCGATCCCTTACATCAGGGGGGTAGACAACCATATGGGCTCTCGGTTCATGGAACATGGGGAAAAGGTGAGGTTGGTGCTGCAAGAATTGAAAAAAAGAGACCTCTTCTTTCTTGATAGCCTCACCACATCCAAGAGCAAGGGCTATCGGATCGCCCAAGAGATGGCCCTGAAGGTGGGCAAAAGAGACCTCTTCTTGGACAACGAAGCCAATGTGAAGGATATCGAAGCCCAATTGAAAAGGTTGATCCGAATCGCTCAGACCCACGGCAAGGCCATCGGGATATGCCACCCCCACCCCGCTACCATCACCGCCCTCAAGGAGGTGATTCCCAAGCTACAGGCAGAGGGGGTGGAAATTGTCCCCCTTTCCCAGATTTTGGATTAG
- a CDS encoding lysophospholipid acyltransferase family protein has translation MMKRRKKRGWKRLWWEVRYQLACWSLRTLFLFTHFFPLRWALFLLGEMGGRIGWRLAGQYRKKMLDNLTLSFQDSLTPEEKRRISQESLRHMIRGFVETMYCVPFYKEKFDPKIGLEGRENLEETLALGKGVIAVSAHLGNFILLCGKLNASGFPFSIIVKEPAHPGFAQILRWMRKKVGVRAIHLDPPLRCQREILRSLRQGEVVGFISDQNQKRGGVLVEFLGRVMAMPVGPAIYHLKTGAPILPIFILSQRDGGHKVIIGTPLKVELSGDEERDIFTITAQITQVIESYIRKYPGQWHWISKRRIRTKTRRKTFLEEGETSHP, from the coding sequence ATGATGAAAAGAAGAAAGAAAAGGGGATGGAAAAGGTTGTGGTGGGAGGTCCGCTACCAGCTCGCCTGCTGGTCCTTGAGGACCCTTTTTCTCTTCACCCACTTCTTCCCTTTGAGGTGGGCCCTGTTCCTGTTGGGAGAAATGGGGGGGAGGATCGGCTGGCGCCTGGCCGGGCAGTACAGGAAGAAGATGCTGGACAACCTCACCCTCTCCTTTCAGGACTCCTTGACCCCGGAAGAGAAGAGGCGCATCTCCCAGGAGAGCCTTCGCCACATGATCAGGGGCTTCGTGGAGACCATGTACTGCGTCCCATTTTATAAAGAGAAGTTCGACCCAAAGATAGGATTGGAGGGGAGGGAAAACCTCGAGGAGACCTTGGCCCTGGGCAAAGGGGTGATTGCCGTCAGTGCCCACCTGGGCAACTTCATCCTCCTGTGTGGGAAGTTGAATGCCAGCGGCTTTCCCTTCTCCATAATCGTAAAAGAGCCAGCCCACCCTGGCTTTGCCCAGATCCTTCGGTGGATGAGGAAAAAGGTGGGGGTGCGCGCCATCCACCTCGACCCCCCCTTGAGGTGTCAGAGAGAGATCCTGCGTTCTCTGCGCCAGGGGGAGGTTGTGGGATTTATCTCCGATCAGAACCAGAAGAGAGGGGGGGTACTGGTAGAGTTCCTCGGACGCGTCATGGCCATGCCCGTGGGTCCGGCCATCTATCACCTGAAGACCGGAGCCCCCATCCTTCCCATCTTCATCCTAAGTCAGAGAGATGGAGGGCATAAGGTCATCATCGGCACCCCCCTCAAGGTGGAGCTGAGCGGTGATGAGGAAAGGGATATCTTCACCATCACGGCACAGATCACTCAGGTTATAGAATCCTATATCAGGAAATACCCTGGCCAGTGGCATTGGATCAGCAAGAGGCGCATCCGGACTAAGACGAGGAGAAAGACCTTCTTAGAGG